The following are from one region of the Odontesthes bonariensis isolate fOdoBon6 chromosome 16, fOdoBon6.hap1, whole genome shotgun sequence genome:
- the synj1 gene encoding synaptojanin-1 isoform X9, translating into MAFSKGYRIYHKLDPPPYSVIVETRTREECLMFESGAVAVLSAAEKEAIKNTYAKIVDAYGILGVLRLNLGDSMLHSLVVVTGCSSVGKVQDSEVFRVTQTDFISLKNDQGDEDRISEVRKVLNSGHFYFAWSSTGVSMDLSLNAHRRILEDTTDNRFFWNQSLHLHLKHYGVNCDDWLLRLMCGGVEIRTIYAGHKQAKACTFSRLSSERAGTRFNVRGTNDDGQVANFVETEQVIFLDDKVSSFIQIRGSIPLFWEQPGIQVGSHRVKLSRGFEANAPAFERHFTALRMLYGKQVIINLLGSKEGEHMLSKAFQSHLKASEHAAAVKMVNFDYHQNVKGGKADKLHSVLKPQLGRFVEDCGFFYYSGETGIVRTQGGTIRTNCLDCLDRTNSVQAYFALEMLPKQLEQMGLTEKPQLVARFQEVFRNMWSSNGDSVSKIYAGTGALDGKAKLKDGARSVTRTIQNNFFDTSKQEAIDILRLGSTLNSDLADKARALLTTSSLYVTEPVLQSASPRVLLGMCQNYHKYTKPKQVRVCVGTWNVNGGKQFRSIAFRNQTLNDWLLDAPRKAGHPEFQDSKANPIDIFAIGFEEMVELNAGNIVSASTTNQKLWAAELQKNISRDHKYVLLASEQLVGVCLFVYIRPQHAPFIRDVAVDTVKTGMGGATGNKGGVAIRLLFHTTSICFVCSHFAAGQSQVKERNDDYNEITRRLTFPMGRLLYSHDYVFWCGDFNYRISLPNEEVKELIKQQNWDALTAGDQLVEQKNAGLVFRGFIEGNLDFAPTYKYDLFSEDYDTSEKCRTPAWTDRILWKRRKWNFNKTVEEMNVVGVASTSEEIEDDPEQLWSPGILKYYGRAELKTSDHRPVVAIIDVDILEVDPEERHQVYKDVIARQGPPDGTILVSLCSSGPDDYFSDELIDELLDKFTHFGEVILIRFVEEKMWVTFLEGYSALAALSLSASTVLGKMIDIRLKSPGWIKSLEEEMSVDRICGSIPTSASSTLLAEDADMGDDDYDMEGDVDEEVEEILPQHLQPGAGSGPGSSPGPSPRSSPCASPTQGEPSAPSRPSRSQPSRPSQGPPVDFQPGAPTAQGLEPKRPPPPRPNAPPARPAPPQRPPPPSDCGKGPSPLLDRRGSEGSKSPALPRPDTPAGRGQAAAGAPGPGGASRPNLPARAGVISIAPQSRPQPPAHPGAPRPIPEVHPGAPRPIADTHPGAPRPAPSAQPKPPDLPLGPPPSGPPPAAPSAVKPQTQSPMQPPMQPQPAPPSAQSQLPAPMQPTLAAPLQPQQAAPPTAVASCTPPAGPQQGLASPKPPPRSRSSHALPPDAAKPETTPAAQTNGLNGFQREAQWKPDPFDTLASDFLSSASSWHATQSLSRGSSMRAPPSVPQSAFSSSTLPSSFSLQSSILSDHKALDSSSSSSLSTPSPLTSSLLPPPPVPSRSRSQEMLRASPNPFMTDPLPARPSSTNLFTGPLAQQQQQQQQQRRSLTPDFSFQHQAPAANLQRTMSAHTQPLVPTLAPMAAPSAAPISQLSRTTSLLGPPSSHNSALASRLPLAPDPSRAPALPLALPSILPPALAPRRQPPPSGEKQTRQWVTFDDDLDFPPPTKTQQNPVFLSTSLVSQTQTQPTHSVFDSEPEWLSSAAAVFPTVPPPIPTRTTASNPKLPEGPSNNFLFPREST; encoded by the exons ATGGCCTTCAGCAAAGGATATCGCATTTACCACAAGCTCGATCCACCACCTTACAGTGTCATAGTGGAAACTAGGACCAGGGAGGAATGCCTCATGTTTGAATCAGGAGCTGTCGCAGTTCTGT CGGCAGCAGAAAAGGAGGCCATCAAAAATACATACGCTAAGATTGTTGATGCTTATGGAATTCTGGGCGTCCTTCGCCTTAACCTGG GTGATTCCATGCTCCACAGTCTTGTGGTTGTGACAGGATGCAGCTCTGTGGGCAAGGTGCAGGATTCCGAGGTTTTCAGGGTCACACAGACAGATTTTATATCATTGAAGAATGATCAAGGGGATGAGGATCGGATTTCTGAGGTGCGCAAGGTTCTAAACTCAGGACACTTCTACTTTGCCTGGTCTTCAACGGGAGTCAGCATGGACTTGAGTCTCAACGCACATCGTAGGATCCTAGAGGATACTACTGACAACCGCTTCTTTTG GAACCAATCTCTGCATCTGCACCTTAAACATTATGGAGTAAACTGTGATGACTGGCTGCTGAGGTTGATGTGTGGCGGCGTGGAAATCAGAACCATCTACGCGGGGCACAAACAGGCCAAGGCCTGCACCTTCTCCCGCCTCAGCTCGGAGCGAGCTGGCACGCGATTCAATGTCCGAGGAACGAACGATGACGGACAAGTGGCCAACTTTGTGGAGACTGAACAG gttATTTTCCTGGATGACAAAGTCTCATCCTTCATACAGATCCGGGGGTCCATTCCTCTTTTTTGGGAACAACCTGGAATCCAG GTCGGTTCTCATCGAGTCAAACTCTCACGAGGATTTGAGGCAAATGCGCCGGCTTTTGAAAG ACACTTTACTGCACTTCGGATGTTGTACGGAAAGCAGGTGATCATCAACCTGcttggaagtaaggaaggggAACACATGCTCAGCAAGGCATTTCAG AGTCACCTGAAGGCATCGGAGCATGCGGCAGCAGTGAAGATGGTGAATTTTGACTATCATCAAAATGTGAAGGGTGGCAAGGCAGACAAACTCCACAGTGTCCTCAAACCCCAGCTTGGCAGATTCGTTGAGGATTGTGGGTTCTTCTACTACTCCGGGGAAACAGGCATTGTGAG GACTCAGGGAGGGACCATCAGGACCAACTGCCTGGACTGTTTGGACAGAACCAACAGCGTTCAAGCCTATTTTGCTCTTGAG ATGCTGCCCAAGCAGTTGGAACAAATGGGTTTGACAGAAAAACCGCAGCTGGTGGCCAGATTTCAGGAGGTTTTTAGGAACATGTGGTCCAGTAACGGGGACTCCGTCAGTAAGATCTACGCTGGCACCGGTGCCCTGGATGGGAAGGCCAAG CTGAAAGATGGAGCTCGTTCCGTGACGCGGACCATCCAGAACAACTTCTTTGACACCTCTAAGCAGGAAGCTATAGACATCTTGAGGCTGGGCTCCACGCTTAACAGTGATTTAGCAGACAAAGCTCGGGCCTTGCTCACCACCTCCAGTCTTTATG TCACTGAACCTGTCTTACAATCAG CCTCACCAAGGGTATTGCTGGGAATGTGTCAGAACTATCATAAATACACAAAACCCAAGCAAGTTCGAGTGTGCGTCGGCACTTGGAATGTCAACGGGGGTAAACAGTTTCGCAGCATTGCTTTCCGCAACCAAACACTCAACGACTGGCTGCTGGACGCTCCAAGAAAGGCAGGGCATCCTGAGTTCCAGG ACAGCAAAGCCAACCCCATAGATATCTTTGCCATCGGTTTTGAGGAAATGGTTGAACTGAATGCTGGGAACATTGTCAGTGCCAG CACCACCAACCAGAAACTTTGGGCAGCCGAGCTCCAGAAAAACATTTCACGAGACCACAAGTATGTGCTGCTTGCTTCAGAGCAGCTAGttggtgtgtgtctgtttgtttacATCCGCCCACAGCATGCACCCTTCATCAG GGATGTAGCCGTGGATACAGTGAAAACTGGAATGGGTGGAGCCACGGGTAATAAAGGAGGTGTTGCCATCCGCCTGCTGTTCCACACCACCAGCATCTGCTTTGTCTGCTCCCACTTTGCTGCGGGCCAATCACAGGTCAAGGAGAGGAACGACGATTACAACGAgatcacccgcagactcaccttCCCCATG GGTCGCCTGCTATACTCGCATGATTATGTGTTCTGGTGCGGAGACTTCAACTATCGGATCAGCCTGCCCAACGAGGAAGTAAAAGAGCTCATCAAACAGCAGAACTGGGATGCTTTGACCGCTGGGGACCAGTTGGTTGAACAGAAGAATGCCGGATTG GTCTTCCGGGGTTTTATCGAAGGAAATTTAGATTTTGCCCCCACTTATAAGTATGACCTCTTCTCAGAAGATTATGACACCAGTGAGAAGTGTCGCACCCCAGCCTGGACCGACCGCATACTTTGGAAGAGAAGAAAGTGGAACTTTAACAAAACAG TTGAGGAGATGAATGTAGTCGGGGTAGCCTCTACATCTGAGGAGATTGAGGATGATCCAGAACAGCTTTGGAGCCCCGGCATTTTGAAGTACTACGGCAGGGCTGAACTTAAGACCTCAGACCACAG GCCTGTGGTGGCAATAATAGATGTGGACATTCTGGAGGTTGATCCAGAGGAACGGCACCAAGTCTACAAAGATGTCATTGCCCGTCAGGGGCCTCCAGATGGCACCATCCTGGTGTCACTGTGCTCCTCCGGGCCGGATGACTACTTCAGTGATGAACTCATAGATGAGCTGTTGGACAAGTTTACTCATTTTGGAGAGGTCATCCTCATCAG gttTGTTGAGGAGAAGATGTGGGTTACCTTCTTGGAAGGTTACTCTGCTCTCGCTGCTCTGTCTCTCAGTGCTTCCACT GTCCTTGGAAAGATGATTGACATCCGCCTAAAGAGTCCAGGGTGGATCAAGAGTCTTGAGGAGGAAATGAGCGTGGATAGGATCTGTGGAAGCATCCCCACGTCAGCCAGCTCCACCCTGCTTGCTGAGGATGCCGACATGGGTGACGACGACTATGACATGGAAG GCGACGTGGATGAAGAGGTGGAAGAGATCCTTCCCCAGCACCTCCAGCCTGGAGCAGGCTCCGGCCCTGGATCCTCCCCTGGCCCCTCTCCTCGCAGTAGTCCCTGCGCCTCCCCCACTCAGGGAGAACCTTCCGCTCCCAGCAGGCCCAGCCGTTCACAACCCTCCCGACCATCACAAG GACCTCCTGTGGATTTCCAGCCTGGTGCCCCCACTGCCCAAGGCTTGGAACCCAAACGCCCACCTCCCCCCCGTCCCAATGCCCCTCCGGCCAGGCCCGCTCCACCTCAACGCCCACCACCACCTTCAG ACTGTGGCAAAGGTCCCAGCCCATTGCTTGATAGGAGAGGCAGCGAAG GATCAAAAAGCCCTGCTCTTCCTCGGCCAGATACTCCTGCAG GTCGAGGCcaagcagcagctggagctccTGGACCTGGAGGTGCTTCCAGACCA AATCTTCCAGCTCGAGCTGGAGTGATCAGTATAGCCCCTCAGTCTCGCCCGCAGCCTCCCGCTCACCCTGGAGCACCAAGGCCCATCCCAGAGGTGCATCCCGGGGCCCCTCGGCCTATCGCTGATACCCACCCAGGAGCTCCCCGGCCTGCACCCAGTGCCCAACCCAAACCACCTGACCTGCCACTGG GTCCTCCACCCTCGGGACCCCCTCCTGCAGCCCCTTCTGCAGTGAAACCCCAGACTCAGTCACCCATGCAGCCACCCATGCAGCCTCAGCCAGCTCCCCCTTCTGCTCAGTCTCAACTGCCCGCACCAATGCAGCCCACTCTGGCAGCTCCTCTGCAGCCACAGCAAGCGGCTCCACCTACAGCTGTTGCCTCCTGCACCCCCCCTGCTGGGCCTCAGCAGGGCCTAGCCTCTCCTAAACCTCCGCCTCGTTCCCGCTCCTCTCACGCTCTGCCACCCGATGCTGCCAAGCCTGAGACAACCCCAGCTGCACAG ACGAATGGACTGAATGGATTCCAAAGAGAAGCACAATGGAAGCCTGACCCCTTCGACACGCTTGCATCAGATTTtctctcctctgcttcctcctggcACGCCACCCAGTCACTGAGCAGAGGCTCCTCCATGCGCGCTCCACCTTCCGTTCCTCAGTCTGCATTCTCCTCCTCCACTCTCCCCTCATCCTTCTCCCTGCAGTCCTCCATTTTATCAGACCACAAGGCCCTGGattcatcctcctcttcctcactctCCACCCCATCGCCGCTCACCTCCTCCCTGCTCCCGCCTCCACCGGTCCCATCTCGCAGTCGCTCTCAAGAGATGCTGCGCGCTTCACCCAACCCGTTCATGACCGACCCGCTTCCCGCGCGACCCAGCAGCACAAACCTCTTCACAGGCCCCCtggcgcagcagcagcagcagcagcagcagcagcggcgcTCACTCACCCCAGATTTCAGCTTCCAGCATCAAGCCCCAGCAGCAAACCTTCAGAGAACCATGTCTGCTCACACTCAGCCACTCGTCCCCACCCTTGCACCAATGGCAGCCCCTTCAGCTGCACCCATCTCTCAGCTCAGTAGGACCACGTCCCTGTTGGGACCACCATCCAGTCATAATTCTGCCCTCGCGTCTCGGCTCCCTCTCGCCCCTGACCCATCTCGTGCCCCCGCTTTGCCCCTGGCTCTGCCCTCCATACTCCCACCTGCCCTCGCACCTCGTCGCCAGCCACCTCCCTCGGGAGAGAAACAAACAAGgcagtgggtcacttttgatgATGATTTGGATTTCCCTCCCCCAACGAAAACACAACAGAACCCTGTCTTCCTATCCACTTCTCTAGTGTCCCAAACTCAGACTCAGCCTACCCACTCTGTGTTTGACTCAGAGCCCGAGTGGTTATCCTCTGCCGCTGCTGTGTTCCCAACCGTACCCCCTCCCATCCCAACTAGAACTACAGCCAGTAACCCAAAGCTCCCGGAGGGCCCCAGCAACAACTTTCTCTTCCCGAGGGAGTCGACGTAA
- the synj1 gene encoding synaptojanin-1 isoform X1 has protein sequence MAFSKGYRIYHKLDPPPYSVIVETRTREECLMFESGAVAVLSAAEKEAIKNTYAKIVDAYGILGVLRLNLGDSMLHSLVVVTGCSSVGKVQDSEVFRVTQTDFISLKNDQGDEDRISEVRKVLNSGHFYFAWSSTGVSMDLSLNAHRRILEDTTDNRFFWNQSLHLHLKHYGVNCDDWLLRLMCGGVEIRTIYAGHKQAKACTFSRLSSERAGTRFNVRGTNDDGQVANFVETEQVIFLDDKVSSFIQIRGSIPLFWEQPGIQKKSIKGVLLHLSENRHPNGLDENLHLVGSHRVKLSRGFEANAPAFERHFTALRMLYGKQVIINLLGSKEGEHMLSKAFQSHLKASEHAAAVKMVNFDYHQNVKGGKADKLHSVLKPQLGRFVEDCGFFYYSGETGIVRTQGGTIRTNCLDCLDRTNSVQAYFALEMLPKQLEQMGLTEKPQLVARFQEVFRNMWSSNGDSVSKIYAGTGALDGKAKAGKLKDGARSVTRTIQNNFFDTSKQEAIDILRLGSTLNSDLADKARALLTTSSLYVTEPVLQSASPRVLLGMCQNYHKYTKPKQVRVCVGTWNVNGGKQFRSIAFRNQTLNDWLLDAPRKAGHPEFQDSKANPIDIFAIGFEEMVELNAGNIVSASTTNQKLWAAELQKNISRDHKYVLLASEQLVGVCLFVYIRPQHAPFIRDVAVDTVKTGMGGATGNKGGVAIRLLFHTTSICFVCSHFAAGQSQVKERNDDYNEITRRLTFPMGRLLYSHDYVFWCGDFNYRISLPNEEVKELIKQQNWDALTAGDQLVEQKNAGLVFRGFIEGNLDFAPTYKYDLFSEDYDTSEKCRTPAWTDRILWKRRKWNFNKTVEEMNVVGVASTSEEIEDDPEQLWSPGILKYYGRAELKTSDHRPVVAIIDVDILEVDPEERHQVYKDVIARQGPPDGTILVSLCSSGPDDYFSDELIDELLDKFTHFGEVILIRFVEEKMWVTFLEGYSALAALSLSASTVLGKMIDIRLKSPGWIKSLEEEMSVDRICGSIPTSASSTLLAEDADMGDDDYDMEGDVDEEVEEILPQHLQPGAGSGPGSSPGPSPRSSPCASPTQGEPSAPSRPSRSQPSRPSQDLSPSSLRREFPGPPVDFQPGAPTAQGLEPKRPPPPRPNAPPARPAPPQRPPPPSDCGKGPSPLLDRRGSEGSKSPALPRPDTPAGRGQAAAGAPGPGGASRPNLPARAGVISIAPQSRPQPPAHPGAPRPIPEVHPGAPRPIADTHPGAPRPAPSAQPKPPDLPLGPPPSGPPPAAPSAVKPQTQSPMQPPMQPQPAPPSAQSQLPAPMQPTLAAPLQPQQAAPPTAVASCTPPAGPQQGLASPKPPPRSRSSHALPPDAAKPETTPAAQTNGLNGFQREAQWKPDPFDTLASDFLSSASSWHATQSLSRGSSMRAPPSVPQSAFSSSTLPSSFSLQSSILSDHKALDSSSSSSLSTPSPLTSSLLPPPPVPSRSRSQEMLRASPNPFMTDPLPARPSSTNLFTGPLAQQQQQQQQQRRSLTPDFSFQHQAPAANLQRTMSAHTQPLVPTLAPMAAPSAAPISQLSRTTSLLGPPSSHNSALASRLPLAPDPSRAPALPLALPSILPPALAPRRQPPPSGEKQTRQWVTFDDDLDFPPPTKTQQNPVFLSTSLVSQTQTQPTHSVFDSEPEWLSSAAAVFPTVPPPIPTRTTASNPKLPEGPSNNFLFPREST, from the exons ATGGCCTTCAGCAAAGGATATCGCATTTACCACAAGCTCGATCCACCACCTTACAGTGTCATAGTGGAAACTAGGACCAGGGAGGAATGCCTCATGTTTGAATCAGGAGCTGTCGCAGTTCTGT CGGCAGCAGAAAAGGAGGCCATCAAAAATACATACGCTAAGATTGTTGATGCTTATGGAATTCTGGGCGTCCTTCGCCTTAACCTGG GTGATTCCATGCTCCACAGTCTTGTGGTTGTGACAGGATGCAGCTCTGTGGGCAAGGTGCAGGATTCCGAGGTTTTCAGGGTCACACAGACAGATTTTATATCATTGAAGAATGATCAAGGGGATGAGGATCGGATTTCTGAGGTGCGCAAGGTTCTAAACTCAGGACACTTCTACTTTGCCTGGTCTTCAACGGGAGTCAGCATGGACTTGAGTCTCAACGCACATCGTAGGATCCTAGAGGATACTACTGACAACCGCTTCTTTTG GAACCAATCTCTGCATCTGCACCTTAAACATTATGGAGTAAACTGTGATGACTGGCTGCTGAGGTTGATGTGTGGCGGCGTGGAAATCAGAACCATCTACGCGGGGCACAAACAGGCCAAGGCCTGCACCTTCTCCCGCCTCAGCTCGGAGCGAGCTGGCACGCGATTCAATGTCCGAGGAACGAACGATGACGGACAAGTGGCCAACTTTGTGGAGACTGAACAG gttATTTTCCTGGATGACAAAGTCTCATCCTTCATACAGATCCGGGGGTCCATTCCTCTTTTTTGGGAACAACCTGGAATCCAG AAAAAGTCCATTAAGGGTGTTTTGTTGCACCTCAGTGAGAATCGGCACCCTAATGGACTGGATGAGAACCTCCACCTG GTCGGTTCTCATCGAGTCAAACTCTCACGAGGATTTGAGGCAAATGCGCCGGCTTTTGAAAG ACACTTTACTGCACTTCGGATGTTGTACGGAAAGCAGGTGATCATCAACCTGcttggaagtaaggaaggggAACACATGCTCAGCAAGGCATTTCAG AGTCACCTGAAGGCATCGGAGCATGCGGCAGCAGTGAAGATGGTGAATTTTGACTATCATCAAAATGTGAAGGGTGGCAAGGCAGACAAACTCCACAGTGTCCTCAAACCCCAGCTTGGCAGATTCGTTGAGGATTGTGGGTTCTTCTACTACTCCGGGGAAACAGGCATTGTGAG GACTCAGGGAGGGACCATCAGGACCAACTGCCTGGACTGTTTGGACAGAACCAACAGCGTTCAAGCCTATTTTGCTCTTGAG ATGCTGCCCAAGCAGTTGGAACAAATGGGTTTGACAGAAAAACCGCAGCTGGTGGCCAGATTTCAGGAGGTTTTTAGGAACATGTGGTCCAGTAACGGGGACTCCGTCAGTAAGATCTACGCTGGCACCGGTGCCCTGGATGGGAAGGCCAAG gcTGGAAAGCTGAAAGATGGAGCTCGTTCCGTGACGCGGACCATCCAGAACAACTTCTTTGACACCTCTAAGCAGGAAGCTATAGACATCTTGAGGCTGGGCTCCACGCTTAACAGTGATTTAGCAGACAAAGCTCGGGCCTTGCTCACCACCTCCAGTCTTTATG TCACTGAACCTGTCTTACAATCAG CCTCACCAAGGGTATTGCTGGGAATGTGTCAGAACTATCATAAATACACAAAACCCAAGCAAGTTCGAGTGTGCGTCGGCACTTGGAATGTCAACGGGGGTAAACAGTTTCGCAGCATTGCTTTCCGCAACCAAACACTCAACGACTGGCTGCTGGACGCTCCAAGAAAGGCAGGGCATCCTGAGTTCCAGG ACAGCAAAGCCAACCCCATAGATATCTTTGCCATCGGTTTTGAGGAAATGGTTGAACTGAATGCTGGGAACATTGTCAGTGCCAG CACCACCAACCAGAAACTTTGGGCAGCCGAGCTCCAGAAAAACATTTCACGAGACCACAAGTATGTGCTGCTTGCTTCAGAGCAGCTAGttggtgtgtgtctgtttgtttacATCCGCCCACAGCATGCACCCTTCATCAG GGATGTAGCCGTGGATACAGTGAAAACTGGAATGGGTGGAGCCACGGGTAATAAAGGAGGTGTTGCCATCCGCCTGCTGTTCCACACCACCAGCATCTGCTTTGTCTGCTCCCACTTTGCTGCGGGCCAATCACAGGTCAAGGAGAGGAACGACGATTACAACGAgatcacccgcagactcaccttCCCCATG GGTCGCCTGCTATACTCGCATGATTATGTGTTCTGGTGCGGAGACTTCAACTATCGGATCAGCCTGCCCAACGAGGAAGTAAAAGAGCTCATCAAACAGCAGAACTGGGATGCTTTGACCGCTGGGGACCAGTTGGTTGAACAGAAGAATGCCGGATTG GTCTTCCGGGGTTTTATCGAAGGAAATTTAGATTTTGCCCCCACTTATAAGTATGACCTCTTCTCAGAAGATTATGACACCAGTGAGAAGTGTCGCACCCCAGCCTGGACCGACCGCATACTTTGGAAGAGAAGAAAGTGGAACTTTAACAAAACAG TTGAGGAGATGAATGTAGTCGGGGTAGCCTCTACATCTGAGGAGATTGAGGATGATCCAGAACAGCTTTGGAGCCCCGGCATTTTGAAGTACTACGGCAGGGCTGAACTTAAGACCTCAGACCACAG GCCTGTGGTGGCAATAATAGATGTGGACATTCTGGAGGTTGATCCAGAGGAACGGCACCAAGTCTACAAAGATGTCATTGCCCGTCAGGGGCCTCCAGATGGCACCATCCTGGTGTCACTGTGCTCCTCCGGGCCGGATGACTACTTCAGTGATGAACTCATAGATGAGCTGTTGGACAAGTTTACTCATTTTGGAGAGGTCATCCTCATCAG gttTGTTGAGGAGAAGATGTGGGTTACCTTCTTGGAAGGTTACTCTGCTCTCGCTGCTCTGTCTCTCAGTGCTTCCACT GTCCTTGGAAAGATGATTGACATCCGCCTAAAGAGTCCAGGGTGGATCAAGAGTCTTGAGGAGGAAATGAGCGTGGATAGGATCTGTGGAAGCATCCCCACGTCAGCCAGCTCCACCCTGCTTGCTGAGGATGCCGACATGGGTGACGACGACTATGACATGGAAG GCGACGTGGATGAAGAGGTGGAAGAGATCCTTCCCCAGCACCTCCAGCCTGGAGCAGGCTCCGGCCCTGGATCCTCCCCTGGCCCCTCTCCTCGCAGTAGTCCCTGCGCCTCCCCCACTCAGGGAGAACCTTCCGCTCCCAGCAGGCCCAGCCGTTCACAACCCTCCCGACCATCACAAG ATTTAAGTCCGTCGTCACTGAGGAGAGAATTTCCAG GACCTCCTGTGGATTTCCAGCCTGGTGCCCCCACTGCCCAAGGCTTGGAACCCAAACGCCCACCTCCCCCCCGTCCCAATGCCCCTCCGGCCAGGCCCGCTCCACCTCAACGCCCACCACCACCTTCAG ACTGTGGCAAAGGTCCCAGCCCATTGCTTGATAGGAGAGGCAGCGAAG GATCAAAAAGCCCTGCTCTTCCTCGGCCAGATACTCCTGCAG GTCGAGGCcaagcagcagctggagctccTGGACCTGGAGGTGCTTCCAGACCA AATCTTCCAGCTCGAGCTGGAGTGATCAGTATAGCCCCTCAGTCTCGCCCGCAGCCTCCCGCTCACCCTGGAGCACCAAGGCCCATCCCAGAGGTGCATCCCGGGGCCCCTCGGCCTATCGCTGATACCCACCCAGGAGCTCCCCGGCCTGCACCCAGTGCCCAACCCAAACCACCTGACCTGCCACTGG GTCCTCCACCCTCGGGACCCCCTCCTGCAGCCCCTTCTGCAGTGAAACCCCAGACTCAGTCACCCATGCAGCCACCCATGCAGCCTCAGCCAGCTCCCCCTTCTGCTCAGTCTCAACTGCCCGCACCAATGCAGCCCACTCTGGCAGCTCCTCTGCAGCCACAGCAAGCGGCTCCACCTACAGCTGTTGCCTCCTGCACCCCCCCTGCTGGGCCTCAGCAGGGCCTAGCCTCTCCTAAACCTCCGCCTCGTTCCCGCTCCTCTCACGCTCTGCCACCCGATGCTGCCAAGCCTGAGACAACCCCAGCTGCACAG ACGAATGGACTGAATGGATTCCAAAGAGAAGCACAATGGAAGCCTGACCCCTTCGACACGCTTGCATCAGATTTtctctcctctgcttcctcctggcACGCCACCCAGTCACTGAGCAGAGGCTCCTCCATGCGCGCTCCACCTTCCGTTCCTCAGTCTGCATTCTCCTCCTCCACTCTCCCCTCATCCTTCTCCCTGCAGTCCTCCATTTTATCAGACCACAAGGCCCTGGattcatcctcctcttcctcactctCCACCCCATCGCCGCTCACCTCCTCCCTGCTCCCGCCTCCACCGGTCCCATCTCGCAGTCGCTCTCAAGAGATGCTGCGCGCTTCACCCAACCCGTTCATGACCGACCCGCTTCCCGCGCGACCCAGCAGCACAAACCTCTTCACAGGCCCCCtggcgcagcagcagcagcagcagcagcagcagcggcgcTCACTCACCCCAGATTTCAGCTTCCAGCATCAAGCCCCAGCAGCAAACCTTCAGAGAACCATGTCTGCTCACACTCAGCCACTCGTCCCCACCCTTGCACCAATGGCAGCCCCTTCAGCTGCACCCATCTCTCAGCTCAGTAGGACCACGTCCCTGTTGGGACCACCATCCAGTCATAATTCTGCCCTCGCGTCTCGGCTCCCTCTCGCCCCTGACCCATCTCGTGCCCCCGCTTTGCCCCTGGCTCTGCCCTCCATACTCCCACCTGCCCTCGCACCTCGTCGCCAGCCACCTCCCTCGGGAGAGAAACAAACAAGgcagtgggtcacttttgatgATGATTTGGATTTCCCTCCCCCAACGAAAACACAACAGAACCCTGTCTTCCTATCCACTTCTCTAGTGTCCCAAACTCAGACTCAGCCTACCCACTCTGTGTTTGACTCAGAGCCCGAGTGGTTATCCTCTGCCGCTGCTGTGTTCCCAACCGTACCCCCTCCCATCCCAACTAGAACTACAGCCAGTAACCCAAAGCTCCCGGAGGGCCCCAGCAACAACTTTCTCTTCCCGAGGGAGTCGACGTAA